One window of Syngnathus acus chromosome 16, fSynAcu1.2, whole genome shotgun sequence genomic DNA carries:
- the LOC119136357 gene encoding uncharacterized protein C1orf232 yields MNPLWRLYKGKVLKTFNPEYVDDSAEEVSEVEEDMMSPVQHDEGQNAVSQLARKMQGAGAKSWNRLSALFNKDDEHQLLQETPSPPVADHPLAVKPEEPCRPARRSGFWDSFAANWAAKKQAEAAAAATREAMDANEGVSEVGELEEEEAVVAGPSEAAAMDGEEEAESQESDGNNGFSNYITLGGGAGSEDASFKWNFVTSKLAELRRASPAKSN; encoded by the exons ATGAATCCTTTGTGGAGACTTTATAAGGGCAAAGTCTTGAAGACGTTCAACCCGGAGTACGTGGACGACTCGGCTGAAGAG GTGAGTGAGGTTGAAGAAGACATGATGAGTCCAGTCCAGCATGATGAAGGCCAGAACGCTGTCTCCCAGCTGGCCCGCAAA atgCAGGGGGCGGGGGCCAAAAGCTGGAATAGACTGTCAGCTCTCTTCAATAAAGACGACGAGCACCAACTACTGCAAGAGACACCAAGTCCTCCAGTCGCTGACCA CCCACTTGCAGTCAAGCCAGAGGAACCGTGCAGGCCCGCTCGCCGCAGTGGATTCTGGGATAGCTTCGCTGCCAACTGGGCCGCCAAGAAGCAGGCGGaggctgctgccgccgccacccGCGAGGCGATGGATGCCAACGAGGGGGTGTCGGAGGTGGGCGagctggaggaagaggaggcggtGGTGGCGGGGCCGTCTGAGGCAGCGGCGATGGACggcgaggaggaggcggagtcACAGGAGAGCGATGGCAACAACGGCTTCTCCAACTACATCACGCTGGGAGGAGGAGCGGGCAGTGAGGACGCTTCCTTCAAGTGGAACTTTGTCACCAGCAAGCTAGCCGAATTGAGGAGGGCCAGCCCAGCCAAGAGCAACTAG